Within the Achromobacter spanius genome, the region AGGGGATTGCGCGCCTGGCGCCCAGATCGACGTGCAACGACAACTGCTCCATCGTTGCGGCCAGATAGTTTCCGCTCGTTTGCCATAGCTCCAGCAGGCAAAGCAGACGTTTGTCGTCCGCCTCCAGGACCCTTGCGCATAAGCGTAGCGGATCGCCGACAACCACCTCCCGCAGGTAGTTCACGTCGATGCGTATCGTATAGATGCCGCAATATGACTCCGCGGTGTAGTCCAGCCCGACGCCGAAAGCCTTCAGCAATTCAAAGCCGTGACGGTCGAATACCCCGACGTAGTGCGCGGCGTTCATGTGGCCATATTCGTCGATCCACTGCGGGTCAACGGTCAGATCAAGCGTGGGTAGTGTGGTCATAAGCTTCATGCAAGGGTTTCGGTGAGCCATTGCCTGACGGCGGCAATGGCGGAATCGTTCCATTTGTGTTCCGGCGCGACGAAGTAATAGCCCCCCATCTGCACCGAGATATTCGGCAGGATCTCCACCAGATCGCCGCGGGCGATCCTGTCATTGGCAAGCAGCTCGCTCACGAGCGCCACGCCCTGCCCCAATTGCGCGGCCTCCATCGTCAGGTGCCCATGCCATAACCTGGGCCCGCGAAGGATGGGCAACTGCGAAACGCCGACGGCGCGCAGCCATTGCTCCCATTGGTCAGTCGATTGTTCGTGCAGCAACGGCACCGTCACGAGGTCCTGCGGGTTGTCAACCTCGGGAAAGCGATCGCGAAACGTCGGGCTGCAAACCGCCAGGATGCGGGGCCTTGCGAACATCTCGGCACGCAAACCTTCACCAATCAAAGGCTGCTTCAGATAAATGATTTCGGCATCGGCCTCGTCCTTGCTGAAGTCGGGCCGCGCGGTGGTCGGCTGGAGGATCAATTCCTTTCCGTCCAACCGGCTCTCGAGTTCCGGCAAACG harbors:
- a CDS encoding thioesterase family protein, which codes for MTTLPTLDLTVDPQWIDEYGHMNAAHYVGVFDRHGFELLKAFGVGLDYTAESYCGIYTIRIDVNYLREVVVGDPLRLCARVLEADDKRLLCLLELWQTSGNYLAATMEQLSLHVDLGARRAIPFPLELAERLARLAREHAHHSLPIGFRRSLPLARQP
- a CDS encoding LysR substrate-binding domain-containing protein; its protein translation is MSYRRLPPLIAVRAFDAFSRSGSIRAAADTLAISHTVVSRHIQNLEEAVGTELVRKDGRGLILTREGERFAAKTQRALDLIADACGELVHGRGDAIHVCCMAGLASRRLLMRLPELESRLDGKELILQPTTARPDFSKDEADAEIIYLKQPLIGEGLRAEMFARPRILAVCSPTFRDRFPEVDNPQDLVTVPLLHEQSTDQWEQWLRAVGVSQLPILRGPRLWHGHLTMEAAQLGQGVALVSELLANDRIARGDLVEILPNISVQMGGYYFVAPEHKWNDSAIAAVRQWLTETLA